In Pongo abelii isolate AG06213 chromosome X, NHGRI_mPonAbe1-v2.0_pri, whole genome shotgun sequence, one DNA window encodes the following:
- the PNMA6F gene encoding paraneoplastic antigen Ma6F — MALAMLHDWCRRMGVNAERSLLILDIPDDCEEHEFQEAVRAALSPLGRYRVLIKVFRKELGARAALVEFAEGLNRSLIPRQIAGKGGPWKVISLPQALDAEFQDIPSFPAQPQWQAVAKGAGEAGAAGEAGSVGEAGGVNDERSAGEDEAGGVGEAGGAGEAGAAGEAGAAGEAGAAGEAGAAGEAGGAGEAGGADEAVGAGVVEAWTQSWRQTLRPLVKTMAYRELKPFSGREQPGCVEESFESWLEDAKDMLQLWCHASEGERRRRLLDSLDGLALDIVSSLLEEDPDFSAQDCLTALGQVFRSRDTWMTSRMKFLTCTQGPQEGLFAFVVRLEGLLQKAVEKGAVHPAMANHLRLRQVLSRARPIEALQDTLRRMQLERRPPGFLRLLRLIRDMEAWAASLARSQQGVAWAVAPVESEDPAAAQASSAQGDASEADPGAEDAAEAASTTKEATRGAPATGGDENAPAGLEGLGQARFPDAPGGLPARMGSAVDMAPGGPIWEPEGLVQVGGQEAEEPPQEGLKPILEESENEDEDGAGEAGKPKSPQDK, encoded by the coding sequence ATGGCTCTGGCGATGCTTCACGACTGGTGCAGGAGGATGGGTGTGAACGCAGAGCGCTCTCTGCTCATCCTGGATATCCCTGATGACTGCGAGGAACATGAGTTCCAGGAGGCCGTGCGGGCTGCCCTGTCGCCCCTGGGCAGGTACCGAGTGCTCATCAAGGTCTTCAGAAAGGAGCTTGGGGCCAGGGCAGCCTTGGTGGAATTTGCTGAGGGTTTAAACCGAAGCTTGATTCCCCGCCAAATAGCAGGCAAAGGGGGACCCTGGAAAGTGATCTCCCTGCCCCAGGCCCTTGATGCTGAGTTTCAGGATATACCCAGTTTCCCTGCACAGCCCCAGTGGCAAGCAGTGGCCAAAGGTGCAGGTGAGGCAGGAGCTGCAGGTGAGGCAGGATCTGTAGGTGAAGCAGGAGGTGTGAATGACGAAAGATCTGCAGgtgaagatgaggcaggaggtgtaggtgaggcaggaggtgcaggtgaggcaggagctgcaggtgaggcaggagcagcaggtgaggcaggagcagcaggtgaggcaggagcagcaggtgaggcaggaggTGCAGGTGAGGCAGGAGGCGCAGATGAGGCAGTAGGTGCAGGTGTGGTGGAGGCCTGGACCCAGTCATGGCGCCAGACCCTGCGGCCTCTGGTGAAAACTATGGCCTACCGGGAACTGAAACCCTTTTCCGGGAGGGAGCAGCCAGGCTGCGTGGAAGAGTCCTTTGAGAGCTGGTTGGAGGACGCCAAGGATATGCTGCAGCTGTGGTGCCACGCGTcggaaggggagagaaggaggcgGCTGCTGGACAGCTTGGATGGCCTGGCCCTGGATATCGTGAGCAGCCTCCTGGAGGAAGATCCAGACTTCTCTGCGCAGGACTGCCTGACGGCGCTGGGGCAGGTGTTTAGGAGCCGGGATACATGGATGACCTCGCGGATGAAGTTCCTGACCTGCACGCAGGGGCCCCAGGAGGGGCTGTTTGCCTTCGTGGTGCGCCTGGAAGGCCTGCTGCAGAAGGCCGTGGAGAAGGGGGCCGTCCACCCAGCCATGGCCAACCACCTGCGACTGCGGCAGGTGCTGTCTCGGGCCCGCCCCATCGAGGCACTCCAGGATACCCTGAGGAGGATGCAGCTGGAGAGGAGGCCACCCGGCTTCCTGAGGCTGCTGCGGCTCATCCGGGACATGGAGGCGTGGGCAGCCTCCCTAGCGAGGAGCCAGCAGGGTGTGGCCTGGGCAGTGGCCCCAGTGGAGAGTGAAGACCCAGCTGCTGCCCAGGCCTCCTCAGCCCAGGGGGATGCCAGCGAGGCTGATCCCGGAGCAGAAGATGCTGCTGAGGCTGCTTCCACCACCAAAGAGGCCACCAGGGGTGCCCCTGCCACTGGGGGAGATGAAAATGCCCCTGCAGGCCTTGAAGGCCTAGGTCAGGCAAGGTTCCCCGACGCCCCTGGGGGCCTCCCAGCCAGGATGGGCAGTGCAGTCGACATGGCCCCAGGAGGTCCCATCTGGGAGCCAGAGGGCCTTGTCCAGGTCGgaggccaggaggctgaggagccTCCCCAGGAGGGGCTCAAGCCCATCTTAGAGGAGTCAGAAAACGAGGATGAGGATGGGGCTGGGGAGGCAGGCAAGCCTAAGTCCCCCCAGGACAAATAG